Below is a genomic region from Sander vitreus isolate 19-12246 chromosome 15, sanVit1, whole genome shotgun sequence.
GGCCGGTGCTGTGTCTTCCACACTATCCGCTCAAGGAGTAACCATGAGGAAGAGAGTTACACCTTCTCCAGCCACTAATGCAATGCTGGCAGCTCGAAAGAGGCTTTTGGATAAAGCGCTGTCACACAGGATGAAGGTACCTACTTATACATAATTTCTCCATGTGCCACAATCCTAATTGTTAGGTTTGTAATTTATGTTTACAATAGCACAACACCTGTGTAATGTCTTGAATACCATAAGAATCATCTCTGTCTTAACTTGCATACTTTGTTTTTCAACAGTCATTCCACCAGGTGGCGTCACTGTTGAGGAGAGATCACTCTAGTGTCCAAGGTGCTGATTTGAGAAGTGCAATGCAACAGCCACCTGAAACTTATGATCTGACCACTGAAAAGGTGAGAAAAGAGCAAACCTGATCTCCGCTTTTATTCACCTCAACAAAAGTGTTTGCCATCACTTTATCAATGACAGGCTTCAGTCACTTCAGTACATGTCCAAGATTATGTTTGTATAATGATTGTTTTACAGCAGTTGCTGGTACCAGATAGTATGCCAGCATATTTCCTCACCTGATTCTGGGAGTCTGAACCATATAAGATTCATTCAGTTTTATGTTGATAAGATTGCATTATAACTTTTAATAGTtcattgcattgtttttatGATATTTTTGTGATGTTGCACAGACTGTTATGGATGGTCAGTCCGGTGGAGGGAGTGCCCCCAGGCGTTTTCTCACACAAAGACCAGGTCTGTCTGTCCGTTCCCTTCAGCATGTCCCTCGGGTTGGCATTCGTCTTCCTAACCGGTCACCAGCACCTTTAACATCCTCGGCCCCTGGGGTTACCGTCATCCGTCTACAGACCCCTGGAGGCCAGGGCGCCACTTGTAGTGAGGGGAACCCAAGCCCCCAGCAGGTAGTCCAGGACACTGGAGGGAGAGGTGGTCTACAGGATCAGATTCAGACCCTGGGCTCTGAGGTGCGCAGCTTGGGTCTGGCAGTGAAGATGCTGGTGGAGCAGCAGTGCTGCCTGGAGAGGGAGCAGGCGCAGCAGACACACATTCAGAAGCAGATCCTCAGCACTCTGCAGAGCCTTGCTGCCAAACTGGGACGTTGTAGCgttgttcaacagcagcacaaaaaAACTCCATCACCCTCTGGTTTACCAACAGCTTCTGCATCTACCTCATTCAGCCCAGAAACCTTCAACTTCAGTCAAGGCACGTAcactcagtgcagccaaacccAGCCAAGCTACAACTCTTTAGAGAGTTTAGAAAATGTAGAGGCCTTTAAATTGCCAGGACTGAGCCCTTCAAGCATTAATGGGTTTCCACCATGTAGCAATGCTGAGAACCTCCAACTTACTCAAACTCCCACTCATACACAGCCGTATGCAGTTGCTTACCCTCAGCAAAACAGTCAAACGCTCATGCCACCCTACACACAGTCCTTTGTTTCTACATACGGCCAGTCACATTCTCAGACTTTCAGAGGATCAGAGAGTAAAACGTCAGATTTCTCAAGCAGCTGTTCAGCAAGGACTCTCCAGGACTGCAGTGTGTCCACCCAGCCGGTGATGAACTCTAACCACTCTTCACAGGATCAACAGATCAATATTATCAAAGTGGAAGGACCTTAGAGGCCTTCAGATGCCACAGAGTGTTTTGGGACCATAAGGGCTTGGATGTGCTTTTAAAATACTAATTTAAGATACACGTTTTTACAATGAACAAATGCTGTAGCATTTCTTAAactaatttatttttctttccaaAGTACATTTTAAGAGAATACAAACGGCAATAAAATGCAATGCTTTAGTAATCATGTGTTTATAATTTGTCTTTACAATAGGCAAAGATTACAAAATTAGAGAAAATGATTATGTGCAGGcactttgtcattttttgtcacaaTTCTTCTTTATTTTGTATCTATTATTTTTGTATCACTAGGACTGGCATTACAAACTGTTAGTTTTCATACCTTTATGCtaactgaaaacaaataaagaGATTGTTCTCGTCCAAAGCATGTTCCCATTTCAATGTGTAAGGCAGAGTGTGAGAAGCTAACATATTGTATGTACATATGTGTCAAGCTTACTAAAGGTGCAATTAATCTCATGACCTGCATTGGAAGAGctgtagtttaatctataaccagaactactacaactaaactaaacaagataaaaagaaaattacaatgaatacattttgtagA
It encodes:
- the LOC144530241 gene encoding uncharacterized protein LOC144530241; this encodes MGRLDDAAKHKVVELRKAGLSFRKIKAVLELENIKVSAQAIYLFLREYQGRPPGRVRPMEAGSSTSTAQVQPQVGTTQESWSNIRLQNLLREASHHAGFTAAANFAKQTSTNPDAGAKPFGSGKTSGGSRPEQQHEGDKEENDIQIVSVTSLAQSSQQRVPQSTVTRAEAGAVSSTLSAQGVTMRKRVTPSPATNAMLAARKRLLDKALSHRMKSFHQVASLLRRDHSSVQGADLRSAMQQPPETYDLTTEKTVMDGQSGGGSAPRRFLTQRPGLSVRSLQHVPRVGIRLPNRSPAPLTSSAPGVTVIRLQTPGGQGATCSEGNPSPQQVVQDTGGRGGLQDQIQTLGSEVRSLGLAVKMLVEQQCCLEREQAQQTHIQKQILSTLQSLAAKLGRCSVVQQQHKKTPSPSGLPTASASTSFSPETFNFSQGTYTQCSQTQPSYNSLESLENVEAFKLPGLSPSSINGFPPCSNAENLQLTQTPTHTQPYAVAYPQQNSQTLMPPYTQSFVSTYGQSHSQTFRGSESKTSDFSSSCSARTLQDCSVSTQPVMNSNHSSQDQQINIIKVEGP